In Nitrosococcus oceani ATCC 19707, the following proteins share a genomic window:
- a CDS encoding S9 family peptidase, whose translation MLAPVEKPYGAWLSPITADLIVSETIGLGQIALSGDAVYWVEMRPTEGGRNVILGRTRDGEVKEINPAPYNARTRVHEYGGGAYLVAGDSVFFSHFEDQRLYRCRIDDSIEPLTLEGDYRYADAIFDRFRNRLVCVREDHTDKTREPVNTLVSIPLDGNKRISVLASGADFYASPRLSPDGSQLAWLTWNHPNMPWDGTDLWLAPVETAGSLGESKHIAGAADESIFQPEWSPTGTLYFISDRTGWWNLYRWREQQIESVTRMEVEFGVPQWVFGLSTYAFESAERIVCAYSRDGVSHLAIIDAASGVLEELETPYTEIGSLRAQAGYAVFIAASPTEFPAVVQLDLATREVEVLRRASEMSIDSGYLSIPEAIQFPTTAGALSHAFFYPPKNKDFTGLPGERPPLLVISHGGPTAATNNVLSLKIQYWTSRGIAVLDVNYRGSSHYGREYRQQLKGQWGCADVEDCVNGALYLAQRGEVDRERLAIRGSSAGGFTTLAALTFHEVFKAGASYYGVSDLAALAKETHKFESRYLDHLIGPYPERADLYAARSPIHAVDKLSCPVIFFQGLEDKIVPPEQAEQMVEALREKGVPVAYVPFEGEQHGFRRAENIKRALGAELYFYAQIFGFDLAERIEPVAIENL comes from the coding sequence CTATCCGGGGACGCCGTTTACTGGGTGGAAATGCGCCCCACGGAAGGGGGGCGGAATGTAATCCTAGGCCGCACCAGGGACGGAGAAGTCAAAGAAATTAATCCCGCTCCTTATAATGCTAGAACCCGAGTCCATGAGTATGGCGGCGGGGCTTATCTAGTGGCTGGGGATTCGGTGTTTTTTTCCCATTTTGAAGATCAAAGGCTGTATCGGTGTCGGATAGATGATTCAATTGAGCCGCTTACTCTGGAAGGAGATTATCGTTACGCCGATGCGATTTTTGATCGATTCCGCAATCGTCTTGTCTGCGTTCGTGAAGACCATACGGATAAGACTCGGGAGCCCGTCAATACGCTGGTCAGTATCCCCCTCGACGGTAATAAGCGGATTTCCGTGTTGGCCTCGGGGGCGGATTTTTATGCTTCACCCCGCCTCAGCCCCGATGGAAGCCAGCTCGCCTGGCTGACTTGGAACCATCCCAATATGCCTTGGGATGGTACGGATCTCTGGCTGGCCCCGGTAGAGACAGCGGGCTCCTTGGGAGAGAGCAAACACATTGCGGGCGCAGCGGATGAGTCTATTTTTCAGCCCGAGTGGTCCCCTACAGGCACTTTGTATTTTATTTCTGACCGTACTGGATGGTGGAATCTTTATCGCTGGCGGGAACAGCAAATAGAATCGGTTACTCGGATGGAGGTTGAATTTGGCGTACCCCAATGGGTTTTTGGCCTATCCACTTATGCCTTTGAATCGGCGGAGCGTATCGTCTGCGCCTATAGCAGGGACGGCGTAAGCCATTTAGCAATTATTGATGCCGCCAGTGGCGTTTTGGAGGAATTAGAGACTCCTTATACGGAAATAGGATCTTTGCGGGCGCAGGCCGGATATGCCGTATTTATTGCCGCCTCGCCTACGGAATTTCCTGCTGTTGTCCAGCTTGACTTAGCGACCAGAGAAGTGGAAGTGCTGCGTCGGGCCAGCGAGATGAGCATTGATTCCGGGTATCTTTCCATTCCCGAAGCTATTCAGTTCCCAACCACGGCGGGCGCTCTGTCCCATGCTTTCTTCTATCCTCCGAAAAATAAGGATTTTACCGGCTTGCCAGGGGAGCGGCCTCCCTTATTGGTAATCAGCCATGGGGGTCCTACCGCGGCTACGAATAACGTCCTGAGTTTAAAGATTCAATACTGGACTAGCCGGGGCATTGCCGTGCTTGATGTGAATTATCGGGGCAGTAGCCACTATGGACGGGAATACCGCCAGCAATTGAAGGGGCAGTGGGGATGCGCCGATGTGGAGGATTGCGTCAACGGGGCCTTGTATTTAGCGCAGCGGGGAGAGGTAGATCGGGAGCGTCTTGCCATTCGGGGAAGCAGCGCGGGTGGTTTTACCACCTTGGCGGCCTTGACTTTTCATGAGGTATTTAAGGCCGGGGCGAGCTATTATGGCGTCAGCGATCTGGCGGCGCTGGCAAAAGAAACCCATAAGTTCGAGTCCCGTTACCTCGATCACTTGATTGGACCCTACCCGGAACGGGCTGATCTGTACGCGGCCCGCTCGCCAATTCACGCCGTTGATAAACTCTCCTGTCCCGTTATCTTTTTTCAGGGCCTGGAAGATAAGATTGTGCCGCCTGAGCAAGCCGAGCAAATGGTGGAAGCACTACGCGAGAAAGGGGTGCCCGTGGCCTATGTTCCCTTTGAAGGCGAGCAACATGGCTTCCGGCGAGCGGAAAATATCAAACGGGCGCTGGGGGCCGAGCTTTATTTTTACGCCCAGATTTTTGGCTTTGACTTGGCGGAACGGATTGAACCGGTAGCGATTGAAAATCTTTAA
- a CDS encoding type II toxin-antitoxin system HicB family antitoxin, with amino-acid sequence MLYPVYIHAGDENHYHGVTFPDFPGCFSGAGTWEDLPVNIQEAVEVHFEGKDMEIPEPTPLEKLIANPEYQEGAWMMADIDLGRIRSKFVRINISLPDYLVRRIDEYTKGQHLSRSGFIAKAVELLMQDSKR; translated from the coding sequence ATGTTGTACCCAGTTTACATTCACGCAGGAGACGAGAATCATTATCATGGCGTTACTTTCCCTGATTTTCCCGGATGTTTTTCCGGGGCTGGCACATGGGAAGACTTGCCGGTCAATATTCAAGAAGCCGTGGAAGTCCATTTTGAGGGCAAGGATATGGAGATACCCGAGCCTACGCCCTTGGAAAAACTCATCGCAAATCCTGAATACCAGGAAGGGGCATGGATGATGGCTGATATTGACCTTGGGCGCATCCGCTCTAAGTTCGTACGCATCAATATTTCATTACCGGATTATCTTGTTCGCCGCATTGATGAATACACGAAAGGCCAACACCTCAGCCGCTCGGGTTTTATTGCGAAAGCAGTAGAACTGCTAATGCAGGATAGCAAGCGTTAG
- a CDS encoding type I restriction-modification system subunit M N-terminal domain-containing protein, producing MSKIQQKDINNAAWAACDTFRGVVDPAQYKDYILVMLFVKYISDVWRDHYQEYHRHYGDDDARIRRKLARERFVLPSVEITENRQNEKTGKEATIVVDSFMADFYSLYERRMAPTPPVSSGAIPSPHRR from the coding sequence ATGAGCAAAATCCAACAAAAAGATATCAATAATGCCGCCTGGGCCGCCTGTGATACTTTCCGGGGCGTGGTGGACCCGGCCCAATATAAAGATTACATCCTGGTGATGCTGTTCGTGAAATACATCTCCGATGTCTGGCGGGATCACTACCAGGAATACCATCGGCACTATGGCGACGACGATGCCCGCATCCGTCGTAAGCTGGCCCGTGAACGGTTTGTATTGCCCTCCGTAGAAATCACTGAAAACCGCCAAAATGAAAAGACGGGCAAGGAGGCAACAATCGTTGTGGATTCTTTTATGGCGGATTTTTACTCCCTTTACGAGCGCCGCATGGCGCCGACTCCGCCCGTATCGAGTGGTGCAATACCCTCACCTCACCGGCGCTAG
- a CDS encoding N-6 DNA methylase produces the protein MENDRLMKFDNVVANPPFSLDKWGADEAEGDIYNRFWRGLPPKSKGDYAFISHMIEAAVAKKGRVAVVAPHGVLFRGAAEGRIRRKLIEDNLLDAVIGLPGNLFPTTNIPVAILIFDCSREKGGVNEARKEVFFIDASNEYQSGKNQNTLGDAHIHRIIQVYNEFRDSLINDQWSIINEKFAHVAGFEEIKENDFNLNIPRYVDTFEEEEEIDIQAVQREIEQLEAELAEVRGKMDRLLKDMVV, from the coding sequence GTGGAAAACGACCGGCTGATGAAATTCGACAATGTGGTCGCCAACCCGCCCTTTTCCCTGGATAAATGGGGCGCGGATGAGGCCGAAGGGGATATCTACAACCGCTTCTGGCGTGGTCTGCCGCCCAAATCCAAGGGGGACTATGCTTTTATCAGCCATATGATTGAAGCGGCGGTGGCAAAAAAAGGCCGGGTGGCGGTGGTGGCGCCCCATGGGGTGCTGTTCCGGGGCGCTGCCGAAGGCCGCATTCGCCGGAAGCTAATCGAGGACAATTTGCTGGATGCGGTCATTGGCTTGCCCGGCAACCTGTTCCCTACCACCAATATCCCAGTAGCCATTCTGATTTTTGACTGTTCGCGGGAGAAAGGCGGCGTTAATGAAGCACGCAAGGAGGTGTTCTTTATCGACGCCAGCAATGAATACCAGTCGGGCAAAAATCAGAATACCCTGGGGGATGCGCATATCCATCGTATTATTCAAGTTTATAACGAATTCCGCGATTCATTGATCAATGATCAGTGGTCAATAATTAATGAGAAGTTCGCCCATGTGGCCGGCTTTGAGGAAATCAAGGAAAACGATTTTAATCTGAATATCCCCCGTTATGTGGATACCTTCGAGGAAGAGGAGGAAATTGATATTCAGGCGGTACAGCGGGAGATTGAGCAGTTAGAAGCGGAATTGGCGGAAGTGCGGGGTAAGATGGATCGCCTGTTGAAGGATATGGTGGTATGA
- a CDS encoding restriction endonuclease subunit S, whose protein sequence is MRSRQISLHPLHREILPRGWKLLPVGKALIDSQYGTNAASVDAGNTPVVGMKDIQAGKVLTSNLVRANLSDKERAKYLLEKGDILINRTNSFDLVGKVGIYDSDIEAAFASYLVRLKADLSQVMPEYLNYWLNGHVAQTTIKRIATKAISQANVNPTEFKKHCYIPLPSIGEQREAVSVLKTNDRVIEKIERLIAAKQKRFKSLIQQLINKNCELWPHFKARDLFRNISIKGYGNEKLLSVTQDCGVLPRTMLEGRVMSPEGSTDNYKLVVPGNFVISLRSFQGGLEYSKYKGIVSPAYTILFPKKEIHDDFYRHFFKSYIFIEKYLVIAVVGIRDGKQISSSDFESVKIPYPPVQEQRYIAEILNTATEEIKKFKQLAKKYRTQKRGLMQKLLTGKWQVNAAKEVA, encoded by the coding sequence ATGAGAAGTAGGCAAATTTCATTACATCCCCTTCATAGGGAGATATTGCCGAGAGGATGGAAACTTTTGCCTGTTGGCAAGGCTCTCATTGATTCTCAGTACGGTACTAATGCCGCTTCTGTAGATGCAGGTAACACTCCAGTGGTGGGAATGAAAGACATTCAAGCAGGAAAAGTGCTTACATCTAATCTAGTTCGAGCCAATCTTTCTGATAAAGAAAGAGCTAAGTACCTGCTAGAAAAAGGTGATATTTTAATCAATAGAACCAATAGCTTTGACCTTGTTGGCAAAGTTGGGATTTATGATTCTGATATTGAGGCAGCGTTTGCATCTTATTTGGTCCGTCTAAAAGCGGATCTTTCGCAGGTAATGCCTGAATATTTGAATTATTGGCTAAATGGGCATGTTGCACAAACAACAATCAAACGTATTGCTACAAAAGCCATTAGCCAAGCGAACGTTAACCCTACTGAGTTTAAAAAGCATTGCTATATACCTTTACCTTCTATTGGGGAACAGCGTGAGGCGGTCTCCGTTTTGAAGACGAATGATAGGGTGATTGAAAAAATAGAACGCCTGATTGCTGCTAAGCAGAAGCGGTTTAAAAGCTTAATTCAGCAGCTCATTAATAAGAATTGTGAGTTATGGCCGCATTTCAAAGCACGCGACTTATTTAGAAATATTTCTATTAAGGGATATGGTAATGAAAAATTACTTTCTGTCACACAAGATTGCGGTGTATTGCCGCGGACGATGTTGGAAGGACGTGTCATGTCGCCCGAGGGAAGCACAGATAACTACAAATTAGTAGTGCCCGGGAATTTTGTTATCAGTCTGCGCTCGTTCCAAGGGGGGCTTGAGTACTCTAAATATAAAGGCATCGTGAGTCCAGCATATACCATTCTTTTTCCTAAAAAGGAAATACATGATGATTTTTATCGACACTTTTTTAAATCATATATTTTCATAGAAAAATATTTGGTAATTGCAGTCGTTGGTATACGTGATGGGAAACAAATTAGTTCTAGCGACTTTGAATCAGTCAAGATTCCGTATCCTCCAGTCCAAGAACAGCGATATATAGCTGAAATACTAAATACGGCTACTGAAGAGATTAAAAAATTTAAACAGCTAGCCAAAAAATACCGCACCCAAAAACGCGGCCTAATGCAGAAATTATTAACAGGCAAATGGCAGGTCAATGCTGCCAAGGAAGTAGCTTGA
- a CDS encoding DUF3800 domain-containing protein, giving the protein MQFEVYCDETMPDLFTSSKRRGRYLMIGSIWIPAKLRNEVKEKIWVLRKTHNTWGEIKWTKVSSARLPFYFDVIDLFESYGMDLRFRCIAVDSEQVDMHWHDNDEELGFYKFYYQMLHHWILDFNEYRIFCDTKTNRDPARLAMLKRCLDAANISSRISSIQALPSRHLVLMQMCDLLLGAASSRMNKTLKPSSAKEAVVKRLESHLDLDAEQICPTYRSARKFNVFQIRLQGGW; this is encoded by the coding sequence ATGCAATTCGAAGTCTATTGCGATGAAACCATGCCTGATCTGTTCACTTCCTCGAAACGTCGTGGTCGCTACCTCATGATCGGTAGTATCTGGATTCCTGCTAAATTGCGAAATGAAGTGAAAGAAAAAATCTGGGTATTGCGGAAGACTCATAACACCTGGGGAGAGATTAAATGGACAAAGGTCTCATCTGCGCGGTTACCATTTTATTTTGATGTAATTGACCTGTTCGAAAGTTATGGCATGGACCTGCGTTTTCGCTGCATTGCCGTTGATAGCGAGCAGGTTGATATGCACTGGCATGATAATGATGAGGAGCTTGGTTTTTACAAGTTCTATTACCAAATGCTGCATCATTGGATTCTAGACTTCAATGAATACCGGATATTTTGTGATACTAAAACTAATCGTGACCCGGCTCGCCTTGCAATGCTTAAACGTTGTTTGGATGCTGCAAACATCTCTTCGCGGATCTCTTCGATTCAGGCATTGCCATCGCGGCATCTTGTTCTCATGCAGATGTGCGATTTGTTGTTAGGTGCCGCAAGCAGTCGCATGAACAAGACATTGAAGCCGTCCAGCGCTAAAGAAGCTGTCGTGAAACGTCTGGAAAGTCACTTGGATTTGGATGCTGAACAGATTTGCCCCACCTATCGTAGTGCAAGGAAATTCAATGTATTTCAGATTCGACTCCAGGGGGGGTGGTAA
- a CDS encoding type I restriction endonuclease, which translates to MSSENYPASTINDQYSLTNETPGFRFNEKHLSQISALQQLINLGYQYLMPEQALAERGGRTNNVLLEGILRGQLKKMNRIRYKGGEYLFSEENIQTALQRIKHVPYDGLQKTNEAIYDLLTLGTALKQTIEGDSKSFTLNYIDWKRTENNVFHVTAEFPVERARSTETVRPDIVLFVNGIPLAVIECKSPRIEVERATTIFPSCSPMFSW; encoded by the coding sequence ATGTCTTCGGAAAATTATCCTGCCAGTACGATCAATGATCAATATTCACTGACCAATGAAACGCCTGGTTTTCGCTTTAACGAAAAACACCTCTCCCAGATCTCGGCCCTCCAGCAACTTATCAACCTGGGCTATCAGTATCTAATGCCGGAGCAAGCCCTGGCGGAGCGGGGTGGGCGCACCAACAACGTCCTCCTGGAAGGGATTCTACGCGGGCAACTAAAAAAGATGAACCGCATCCGCTACAAAGGCGGTGAGTATCTATTCAGCGAGGAAAACATCCAGACGGCCCTCCAGAGAATTAAGCATGTCCCATACGATGGCTTGCAAAAAACCAACGAGGCGATTTATGACCTGCTGACCCTGGGCACGGCGCTGAAGCAGACCATCGAGGGGGATTCCAAGAGTTTTACCTTGAACTACATTGACTGGAAAAGAACGGAGAACAATGTTTTTCACGTGACGGCGGAATTTCCCGTCGAGCGCGCCCGGAGTACCGAGACGGTCCGTCCGGATATCGTGTTGTTTGTGAACGGTATTCCCTTGGCCGTCATCGAATGCAAATCACCCCGGATCGAGGTAGAGAGGGCGACGACTATATTCCCAAGCTGTTCACCTATGTTCAGTTGGTGA
- a CDS encoding type I restriction endonuclease subunit R codes for MVWLARALALDAEIAQPRIILVTDRDDLDKQLGNTFTACGLSRERATSGQNLLKHLKNQVGIITTLIHKFDKGWIAEKFVDKSGDIFVLVDESHRTNFGFLAARMRQMLPHACYLGFTGTPLLKKEKNNFAKFGGLIEPHYSIRQAVADRAVVPLLYEGRHVEMEQNKAAIDLWFERHTADLSKEQRADLKKKYARAEMLNKADQVIYMRAFDISEHFRANWQGTGFKVQLVAPGKAAALKYHGFLKDIGIASSEVVISPPDSREGHDEVDEGPADEVGRFWGKMMKRFGSEEAYTQQIINQFKYGEEPEILIVVDKLLTGFDAPRNTVLYLCRTLREHTLLQAIARVNRLHEGKAFGYIVDYANVLGELDKALTLYDALEGYDEADLAGALISINEEVFRLPQRHSDLWDLFKAVKTQHDEEAFEILLADEAIREEFYERLSAYGKTLAIALSSEQFIMGVEEGKLKRYKEDLKRFQNLKGAVKLRYAEAIDYRDYEPRIKKLLDIHIQANEVTRLNGPVNIFDGKTFNLIKEERGVYQGKTTAAKADTIMPTPPSG; via the coding sequence ATGGTATGGCTGGCCCGCGCCCTGGCCTTGGACGCGGAGATTGCCCAGCCTCGGATTATTCTGGTCACCGACCGGGATGATCTGGATAAGCAGCTAGGCAATACCTTTACCGCCTGCGGGCTGAGCAGGGAGCGGGCCACCTCCGGCCAAAATCTGTTAAAGCACCTCAAAAATCAGGTCGGCATTATCACCACCCTGATACACAAATTCGACAAGGGCTGGATCGCCGAGAAGTTCGTGGATAAATCAGGGGATATTTTCGTGCTCGTTGACGAAAGCCACCGGACTAATTTTGGTTTCTTGGCGGCGCGGATGCGGCAGATGTTGCCCCATGCCTGTTACCTGGGTTTCACCGGCACCCCCCTGTTGAAAAAAGAAAAAAATAACTTCGCCAAGTTTGGCGGGCTGATTGAGCCCCATTATTCCATCCGGCAGGCCGTGGCGGATCGGGCCGTGGTGCCCCTGCTCTATGAAGGGCGGCATGTGGAAATGGAGCAAAACAAAGCGGCGATTGATCTTTGGTTTGAGCGCCATACGGCGGATCTCAGCAAGGAGCAGCGGGCGGACCTGAAAAAGAAATACGCCCGGGCGGAAATGTTGAACAAAGCCGATCAGGTGATCTATATGCGGGCCTTTGATATCAGCGAGCATTTCCGGGCCAACTGGCAAGGCACCGGCTTTAAGGTCCAGTTGGTGGCCCCCGGCAAAGCCGCCGCCCTGAAATACCACGGATTTCTGAAGGACATTGGCATCGCGTCCTCGGAAGTGGTGATCTCCCCCCCGGATAGCCGCGAGGGACACGATGAGGTGGACGAGGGGCCTGCCGATGAGGTGGGCCGGTTCTGGGGCAAGATGATGAAGCGTTTTGGCTCGGAGGAGGCGTATACCCAGCAAATCATTAACCAGTTCAAATACGGGGAGGAGCCTGAAATTCTCATCGTGGTGGATAAGCTTCTGACCGGCTTTGACGCTCCGCGCAACACGGTGCTTTATTTGTGCCGGACCCTGAGAGAACATACCCTGCTCCAGGCCATCGCCCGGGTAAACCGGCTCCATGAAGGGAAAGCATTTGGTTACATCGTGGATTACGCCAATGTCCTGGGGGAGTTGGATAAGGCGTTGACCCTCTATGACGCTCTTGAGGGCTATGATGAGGCGGATCTGGCGGGGGCATTGATTTCCATTAATGAGGAGGTTTTCAGGTTGCCCCAGCGCCATTCCGATCTATGGGATCTCTTCAAGGCAGTGAAAACCCAGCACGATGAAGAAGCATTCGAGATCTTGCTGGCCGACGAAGCGATCCGGGAGGAGTTCTACGAGCGGCTTTCCGCCTACGGCAAAACCCTGGCCATCGCCCTTTCTAGCGAGCAGTTCATCATGGGAGTCGAGGAGGGGAAACTGAAGCGTTACAAGGAGGATTTGAAGCGTTTCCAAAATCTCAAAGGGGCGGTGAAACTCCGCTACGCTGAAGCTATCGACTATCGGGACTATGAGCCCCGGATCAAAAAATTGCTGGATATTCATATTCAGGCCAACGAGGTCACGCGGCTCAATGGGCCGGTGAATATCTTCGATGGCAAGACGTTCAATTTAATCAAGGAGGAGCGGGGCGTCTATCAAGGCAAAACGACCGCCGCCAAGGCGGACACCATTATGCCCACGCCACCAAGCGGGTGA
- a CDS encoding M48 family metallopeptidase — translation MSGSAPAGRVLLKNGYFYVNTTDFASGHIAKLMDEWYRERAAHYFAKVFAECWEKFKKNGFSKPVIKIMTMKKRWGSLSPNGTLTLNPALIKTPKACIEYVVMHELCHLQHHHHGPEFYQLLDRSLPDWMKRKHKLEMALA, via the coding sequence GTGTCAGGAAGCGCGCCCGCTGGCCGGGTACTGCTGAAAAACGGTTACTTTTATGTTAATACGACTGATTTTGCTTCAGGGCATATCGCCAAGCTCATGGATGAATGGTATCGGGAAAGAGCGGCCCACTATTTCGCCAAGGTGTTTGCGGAATGCTGGGAAAAATTTAAAAAAAACGGGTTTTCCAAGCCCGTGATTAAAATCATGACAATGAAAAAACGTTGGGGAAGCTTGAGCCCCAATGGAACGTTGACCTTGAATCCCGCACTCATCAAGACGCCGAAGGCATGCATTGAATATGTCGTGATGCATGAGCTTTGCCATTTGCAGCACCACCATCATGGTCCAGAATTCTATCAACTCCTTGATCGCTCACTACCCGATTGGATGAAAAGAAAGCATAAACTGGAAATGGCTTTGGCTTGA